ggttgaaatgtttaaacttatttttccatatatagacacacacaccctatttGTTTGAAAAAGATCtactacatacagtgccttgtgaAGTATTcgccccccttggcatttttcctattttgttgccttacaacctgcaattaaaattgatttttggggagtttgtgtcatttgatttacacaacatgcctaccactttggagatgcaaaatattttttattgtgaaacaaacaagaaataagacaaaaaaacagaacttgagcgtgcataactattcacaaagtcaatactttgtagaaccaccgtttgcagcaattacagctgcaagtctcttgaggtatgtctctataagcttggcacatctagccactgggatttttgcccattcttcaaggaaaaactgctccagctccttcaagttggatgggttccgctggtgtacagcaatctttaagtcataccacagattctcaattggattgaggtctgggctttgactaggccattccaaggcaTTTAAATGTTAACCCTTAACCACttcagtgttgctttagcagtatgcttagggtcattgtcctgctggaaggtgaacctctgtcccagtctcaaatctctggaagactgaaacaggtttccctcaagaatttccctgtatttagtaccatccatcattccttcaattttgaccagtttctcagtccctgctgatgaaaaacatccccacaacatgatgctgccaccatgcttcactgtggggatgatattctcagggtgatgcgaggtgttgggtttgcgttagacatagcgttttccttgattttccaaaaagctaaatttgagtctcatctgaccagaataccttcttccatatgtttggggagtctcccacatgccatttggcgaacaccaaacgtgtttgcttatttttttctttaagcaatggcttttttctggccactcttccgtaaagcccagctctgtggagtgtactgcttaaagtggtcctatggacagatacgccaatctctgctgtagagcgttgcagctccttcagggttatctttggtctatttgttgcctctgattaatgccctccttgcctggtctgtgagatttggtgggcggccctctcttggcaggtttgatctggtgccatattctttcaattttttaataatggatttaatggtgctctgtggaatgttcaaagtttcggatatttttttataacctgatctgtacttctccacaattttgtccctgacctgtttagagagctccttggtctttatggtgccgcttgcttggtggtgccccttgcttagtggtgttgactgagcctttcagaacaagtgtatatatacagagatcatgtgacacttagattgcacacaggtggactttattcaactaattatgtgacttctgaaggtaatttgttgcaccagatcttatttaggggcttcatagcaaagggggtgagtatatatgcacacaccacttttctgttttgtatttttttttgtattttttgaaacaagtatatttttttcatttcacttcacgaatttgaactattttgtgcatgtccattacatgaaatccaaataaaaatcaatttaaattacaggttataatgcaacaaaatagggagAACGCCAAGGGGCTGAATACtattgcaaggcactgtatgcacgGAGCTTGTCTGACGCTTTAAGCACactaaataattaagacacatgACTGGCGCACattgtctcgctctcctccctactgtTGCAAAATGGCACCAGAGCACAGCAAGTGTTAATTTCGCTGTCCGTGCTGAAGCTGTAATGTAATTTCAGCCTTTTAGTTTCTTACTTGTTTCTGACCGAAAAGTTCTGTTACCAAAATCCCTAATTTGTTTTGGAAATATATTCCCTCAACCCTCGTTCTCTTAAGGATAGcatcctttttttcaatttttgcctaaatgacgtctaactgcctgtagctcaggccctgaagcaaggatatgcatattcttggtacaattttaaaggaaacactttgaagtttgtggaaatgtggattgaatgtaggagaatataacacactagatctggtagaagaaaatacaaagggaAAAAAAACAACCTATTTTTTCTACCAccgtctttgaaatgcaacagaaaggtcctacttccagccatcactctggttgtatttccgatggtgtccacaagatggtagcagtgtatgtgcaacgtttcagATGTATGAGCGAACTatatgacatttagtgtgaagtcacccaggtacatttgggcaaatcgtgaaggagacatttgcattcaaattatatttttctgcaagaatatcgtcaaatctgtatacttggactttgatttagcgtttccagtattagtagccatattataagttcaacatttgcaaaacaaccagttttcataactccataactctgaatattcgtataatttttgtccaaaatgaaaaggcatgctgtcgtacaaggttagtagctacattttacgaCAGATACATGGTTTCcagatactcccgtaaagcccagctcattggctatctggctagcttggtttgacctcaattggtgcttatttgacaaagttagtcGTTCAAGTGAAGACCGCCTGCGTCATCGACATGCCATGAAGgcatcgctctctgaccaaatatggtgtcctataggatatactacacccctaatgatttAGTGAAGTTtcgttacgttctaggatctctgaggaatacatacaaacgcgatttgactggttgaaacaacgtttaggttgagattttcagattcctttctttgcaaattgaacgagtggaaatacaaactcgatcgtgcatgctatatggacctttttaggatatggaaaaggattttatctaacaaaacgacacttaatgttatctctgggaccctttggatgataaatcagagcaagatttcagaatgtaagtacacattacaccttcagaggtgaatttatcaaacctatcgcggtgaaaagtgttttgttgttaggagctctcctcaaacaatagcatggcattcctttgcagtaatagctactgtaaattggacagtgcagttatattgacaagaatttaagctttcagctgatataagacacttatatgtaccgacatttgttgtctCTCTAAAATTTGCGATGGTGACACAAGGTGCTGCATGATTTATAACTGTCCCGTAGGCGGGACGCCGATCCCTAAGAagatttatttaagtgaaacatgtaagcatcgcatgcatgtgaccaatagggcctgacctatagcctatcataatcacatcaataaattgatTATAACAGTTGCTGTTAAATTACAATATTATTACCttttctgaccatttggaacagtgtaaacagaAACTGTTCTAACGGGGGAAAAatatataaagcctttattacagcagacTAAAACCAGTTTCATGCATTCGTAAATTGCGGTTTATTTCTTGTTTAGGCTAATTATTCAAAGCTCCCTTTGTTATTTAATTtgaaaactaaaatgcttgattgcatttcaaaacAGGAGTGTATCATATGCTGTGTGATGgcatgaatgattgattgattgatacagtagcctatatattgaaatataggcctaagtaagttacggtgttaagactaaacaggatgcaCTCTCAAGCCTACAGCTCGATAGTGGTTATACAAATCCTACTAATGATAACGACATTACTAATAATTGTAATATCAATAAAAAGAAGGGTATAGAGGCGAGAGCtgcgtgcatattatgtgtgacaaacaggtgctgttagattacaatcaCATTTTTCTGCCTGTTTGGAACAGTGTTAACAACACTAAATAAgtaataccagtctgttctaatggggAAAAAATGTAACGCCTTTATTATagcatagcaaagattaaaaacagccgAATCTGTGAAATTGCTTTATCTGGCATTTTGCCAttgcatgaggcttggtgctAATGGAATCATTAGGCTATGAAACAAACACTccaacaggcaacagaagcaagatcggtcttatttctgtagatatgtatggatgatttataaagcccggcacatttaacagttaggctattgattatagacctaattaagttggtgTTTCCTCAATTTTCTTAGACAATCAGGTTAAGGCTGTTTCCTCGTTGCTGCTGCTGCATCTTCCGCATTGTTCTCaatcccaatatgctggttaactttgctattatgcacatagcaacatagggAAAGGTGCTGATTCTACAGCGCACTGAAGATCGTTTCAGAACCGCGAACAGCAACTGTAGCCAACACGGGAGAAAGCGCatttgttataaaaaaaatattagatTTATTAGTGTTGCACTATTATCTTTTACAGTATCACATCTTACAGTGATGGAgtgtgctctttccatgacagttttcacctggtcagtctatgaccccttattgatgtcatccactataatcagtgtagatgaaggggaggagacaggtttaagaaggatttttcagccttgagacaattgcgacatggattgtgtatgtgtaccattcagagggtgaatgggcaagacaaaatatttaagtacctttgaacggggtatggtagtaggtgccagccacaccggtttgagtgtgtcaagaactgcaacgctgcagagtttttcacgctcaaccgttTCCCATGTCTATCAAGAATgatctaccacccaaaggacatccagccaacttgacacattaGATTCTATGTGGACCGCTTTCGTCACcttgagtccatgccccgatgaattgtggctgttctgagggcaaaagggttgccactcaatattaggatggtgttcctaatgttttgtacactcagtgtatatttcagTAGATGGACTACTACAAATTCTTTATTCCAAATGGCTAGTGGTTTCTAGTCTATATCCCCAAACTGCTGCTATACTGTAATAAAACATCTGATACTGCTGCTagctactgcaaaatgtgctTATGTTTTTTATCAAGAGTTTCTAATGCCGCTCTCATCCCAGCCTGACAGGCAGACCCTGATGTGGAGTGCCACCTGGCCCAAGGACGTGCGGCAGCTAGCAGAGGACTTCCTGAAGGACTATGTCCAGATCAACGTAGGAGCCCTGGAGCTGAGCGCCAACCACAACATCCTGCAGATTGTGGACGTGTGCACGGAGAGTGAGAAGAACAACAAGTGAGGCTAATACTTCACTCTACTCCACTGAAACATTAGCGTTAGTGAATGGGACTGTGTTGATGTAAACTGAGGCTTGGTCGTAGACCGATGTAACTAACTCTCCAAAGAGCTTTCATTGGCTAACATGTTCACTCTCCTTCTCCCCAGGCTGCTCCAGCTGATGGAGGAGATCATGGCTGAGAAGGAGAACAAGACCATCATCTTTGTGGAGACCAAGAAACGCTGCGATGATCTGACCCGCAGAATGAGACGCGATGGGTGAGCGAGggaaaggaacacacacacacacacacactgggagtaATTAATTGATTTTATTGAATATAAAATACTTCTGGTCATTGGGTTGTACTACTTCATAACAATTCCCAGTTCTCTGATCAAGCTGACAGGTTGGTTTGCTCCTCAGGTGGCCAGCGATGTGTATCCATGGTGACAAGACTCagccagagagagactgggtgctgaCAGGTAAGACGTGGTTTATTAGGAGTATTATATGGGCTAGTATAGGGCTAATTGGTATTGGTTGTTGTCGTGACGCCTTCCTTTGTGTCCCTCAGCTGATCTCTTGgcatttcctctctccttctctagagTTCCGTAGTGGCAAGGCTCCTATTCTTATTGCTACTGATGTGGCCTCACGTGGTTTGGGTATGTACTGTGTGCTCAGAATAAAAGCACAGTCCCTCGGCATGAATACAAACACAGACATATTCCCTCAATGGGCTATGAGTAGGACACCTAATTGTGCTTAGATGTACAGTATACTAGCCTCATTGCATGTAAGAAACCCAAGAAATGTATAGATTTATTGAATTCATGAAATGACCTCCACAAAACACATTGAAGCAGATTTCTGTGAGTACTGTTGCCACTTTGTTTAATATGAAGTGTGGCTTCTTGTCAGTAGTACTTCTTAGATACAGAGTATGTATTTAAGAAGTATGCCTTATTTCTGGAACTAATTTTCCTTTGTGGAATGCCAGGTCCCTTGACTAATGGAAAAATCCAACCATTGAGTAGATCTAAAAGCATATAGTAATTTGAGCTACCTTTTATCAGTGTGTGAAATATTAACTTAAAATAATGGGTATGGAGAGTGATGCACCCCCGTATGGCAATCAATTTTTATAACcaaattttgttttgtttctgtgttcatttattttctttcattttgtttttgttttgtttccaaGTCTCTCTTCCGGCACTAGAAGCGCACAGGCCCACTGGAGCCTGCAGCCGGACCTAGGCATGACTAATCGAGCCTGAGTTGCGGAGAGAAACACAGGGGAGAGGAGGCCTGATTTATCAATCCCAGGCACAGACATCTCTCAGAAAACCCAGAACAGACCCCTCAAAAAAACTCTCCCCCTTCCAGCAAACTGACTGCCTGGACGAcagggggggatggggggggggggggttctgctgGGATTCCAAATTTTAAACTGGGGCGGGGCGATCAGCTCAGAGGGCCAAGAGGGGGGCGGCCTCCCACAGGCTATGCCATCAGCCTCCAACAGTAACGCACCATATGTAGGTCCTTTCATGAATGACACTAATATAGCTACACAATGCTAAGCAGGTTTCTTTCGCGAAACAGCTTTAACGTTTTCAAAGGATTTCACCATGCCCTTTGCTAATATGGAGCATTTTCAAAAAGCCCTAGTTAGACATCTTTGAAGATACTAAATGAGGTTTGGCATCATTTGAGATCAATTGATTGATAAGTAGTTTGCCataaacattcttaaagtaattCTACCATACAGTAAAGCTACCAGAAACATTCTTCAAGTAGTTCTACCATACAGTAGAGCTAGTCTTAAATGTAGACAAATCATTTCCCCAGAGGTTAATAGATACAGTGGTGCGTTACAAGAAGACAGGAAAAGGTGGCAGGCCAAGTATTTGTTGCTTTGCTGGAGGCTTGTCTCTAAACTGCCCCTGCAGCCCCCTATGCAGCCTGACACCCCCACCACTGGCTGTGCCGGCCTCTCCCTCTGCGGGCGTCATGTCTGGTCCTGGCTGGCAGGAGTCCTGGCCTGAAGGAGCCTCTCTatatttcccccctctctctgtctatccctccttctctctgcccACCCCTTAATCTCTCACACTTCACACTGTCCATTTACCCGTTTATAGTCCACTGTTTAGAGATACATTCTCTTTCTACCTCGCCCTATGCTTATTCTTATGATCCCTTGGCCTTCTTCCCAAATCTTTCATGCTTTCATCTCTACTTCAAATATCGAATGACTCTTTGTGTGCATCATGCAAAGACAACCCAGACCTGTAGATTCAGAAAAATGGAAACGTTCTACCTGCACTCAGCAAACCCCAGTCAGAATCATGTCCTGACAACATCTCTATATTCACCCCTCTACAAATGCTCATGTTCCCTGGCAAAGCCCCTTAATGTTGAGTATTTTAGCTCCCCAAAACCTCCACATCGCCACCCCAGTGTCTGTTTCTTGTTACTGCACTTGAACCCCTGGGCTCCTGGACACGCTGTCAGTCTGGGAAGGACCCGGGGGGACTTCCCTGGGTCTCTTCCATTTGTCTCCTCTGCACAGATTTCTACCAAAGACCTTGGATAATCTCAACAACCCCAGAAAATATCCCCCAAACTAGAATTAAACATCAGGTATTCGCTAGAAACAGGAGAGGATGCTTACCATACAGGTAGTTACAGTAAGTCCATATTTAGACCCCTGAAGTCACATTGAAGTACCCAACAGTACAGAAACAGTAGCCCAATTTCCCCTATTCATGCCCCTGATGACGTGAAGAGGCAGAGCAAGGGTGTAGTGTCAAACCCAGTCCAGCCTGGGTTCTGGCTCTGCCACTCCAGTTGGGAGGGATGTGTGGAGGAGTGATGGGAGGGGGGAGGACCCATGTTGTCCTCCTCACTCTCCTACCCCTACAGACCTCCCAGGACTGGTCAGGGGGGACAGAGGGTGCTAACCTTGTAAGTCATCTCTAATACGGGGTAAGTACCTCACCCCACCTTCCCTGTTCCCATCCACCTCATCGGTCTGTAAGAAAAAGGAGACATTTTTAACCCACAGCAGTGTTTTCAGAGCCCTATGTCAACTGTAATGAGAAACAGacttaaaaaaaagttaaatgcCACCCTTTAAAGAAATCTTACCATTTGCCAGTTTTGTCAATGGATACAGATGTACCCCATTTATTTATTTGGAGTTTCAGCCCCACTCAAAATGGGGATGTTCAAACCCTATTTGTAATTATTTAGTCCATCTGGTATTGATTGGCTGTATTGTAACGTTTTGGTCGCGAAGAAGCAGTATATTCAGTCCTTGACCAAAAGCATTTGAAATATATAGGGGCTGGAATACTGAGGAGCCCATTGTATTTTTCAAGGAACATAGTGTATTGGTTAACAAATAATATTGACAGTATTGTAGTTATGTTGGGGTAAGTAGGATTTAAGTTTTTCTGCATTATGTACGAATTGGTGTTCACTAGACAGGTAAGTGAGGTTTCAGAGTTTGATCTGTGTCTTATGGGTATTGTCTGTACCAAGTACATTTCTAGTTTTGCTTGGTGCACAAAGCAAACATCTTAAAATAGGAATAAATGAactctccattcctctccctgACCTTTCCACAGGTGGCATATTGTTGTGAAATGTTTCTATCAATCAATGCTGCTTTTCCTAACTTGTCCttgtctcttctccctccccattGACTAACCCTCCCTACCCAACTCCTAACCCAAGATGTGGAGGATGTCAAATTTGTCATCAATTATGACTACCCAAACTCCTCTGAGGACTACATCCACCGTATCGGCCGTACGGCCCGTAGCACCAACAAGGGTACGGCCTACACATTCTTCACCCCGGGCAACCTTCGTCAGGCCCGTGAGCTGATCCGTGTGCTAGAGGAGGCCCGGCAGGCCATAAACCCCAAGCTGCTGCAACTGGTCAACACTGGCCGTGGAGGAGGtgggagaatgagggagagcCTTCAAGGGAAATGTCTGGGGGGAAAGAGTTGCCCCTCTAGATTTGAAGTGATTGACAGTGGGCTGTTGACTTGAGGTTTCTTCATTGTACGTTGAACAAGCTAGTTTTTTATAGTGTGTGTCCAGGTATTTGCAGAATTTTATAACTCAGACTTCATCTTCTCTCTTTGGAATGCAGGAGGCAGGTCACGTTTCCATGGCAACGGCTCCAACGCAAACAACCCCAACCTGATGTATCAGGATGAGTGCAACCGGAGCATGCGCACCGTAGGCAGCAAGGACAGCCGGGGGAGCAGCGGCAGCTTCAGCCGCGACAGCCGAGATGGAGGGAGCAGCCGCGCCGGGGACAGGTCGTCCTCTTCCTACAGGGACAGGAGGGACAGCCGCAGCTATGGCTCCAGCTCCTCCTACAACAAGTACAAGTCCGGGAGCAGCAATGGGGGGCAAGACCAGTCAGCGGGACAGTTTGGTTCAGTCAGCAGGTCCAGTcagccccctccacccccctcaggGCCGCAGCCCCTCATGGCCCAGAAGTTTACCCCAACCCAGCCCATGATGGGATTAATGGGGCACTCGCCCTTCCAGTTTGCTCCCCCACCCACTCCAACCTCACAGAGGAAGTAAAGCTGGGGCTAGCCCTCACCACACATGCATACAATCCCCAACATCAACCAGAAAAGTCAGTTGTGTTAGGATTTAGATTGTCATGTTTTGAGATTCTGGAGTACTGTGCTTGAAATCGTGGCCTTAGCTGACATAAATCCAGAGGTGTTAGATTGGTGAGCATTAAAAATAAAGTCAGCCGATTTGTTGTGGACATTCAACATTCCAATAATGAACTTGCCCGACTAACAAGTAGTTTGACATCAGTGCTTTGAAAGGATTTTTTTAAGCATTAAAATAGCTGTACAAATGCAGATTGTCCTTTGAGTAGGAATACACTTATACTGAAATGTAATACTTATACATTTGTAGGTGATGAAAGCATTTTTGAAGTGCCGTCAAATTTGTTTCATGTTGCTTTTCCCACAAAATGCATATCCAATGCTGTCAACAGTTAAGTAACTTTTTCAGCATATTGTCCTCAAACGTAAAGGTTATTTCATTGTACAAACCGGCTTTTACATTGTGAACTAATGTGCTATTTTTGCCTTTTGGTGTATGAGGCAGGTGCTACCGTTTCTCTACAACTTTTTTCAGCTCATTCAGATGTTGCGCTTTTGGTTTTTCAGCTTTAGTTTGTACATACGTGATTATTTTCCCATTTAGAATTTCTCTGTTAAAGGTGATCAGTAATTCAGTTCCAGGACAGTATTTTGAAATATGGATTGACATTTCCTGTCATGAGGTAGTTATTTGACTTATGTAGGTTACATTATTTTGTGGGATCATTCCAACCCCTCGGTAGCCGAACCATATGATTTCATTTTTGTTTCATGGTCTTGGGAAATTGTTTCTCTATTGAACTCTGTAAACCTGTCACACATGCTTGTTTCTTCCTAGTGTAGGGATGTATAGGTTTGTGCTTCTCTGTCCTTTCCCTCTGTAGTTGAATCATTCTAGTATGTAGACAAGACCAACCTGTAAAATCAATTTTTTACTGTCTGGTTTTGTTTTTCAGGTTTCAATAAAGCTTTTGAATGTTTAAAGTGTGTCTTAACATTTTGTTTCTGTACTCCACTAGGTGAGGTATTGATGGTGCTCCAACTAGTGCTGTTAAAACTACCAGTGTGAATGAGCTTGGTTAAGATTGTCAGACTCCTACATCTTAATGACAAGAACAGTTTAAACCCCAAGAAAAATAACTTAATAAATAATGTTCTCATTGCAAATGTAAATAAGTTCCATTGGAGATTCCTGGTGGAATGAGCTTGGGAGACTCAAGCCTTTGAGGAAATAGTGATTCAGCAAGACAACTTGATATACATTCATCTTTCTTCCCGGGAAAGATAATCTATGAAGCAGCGAGGAGTAAAAGATTTATGGATCAACCGAGTAACAGGTAAAACCAACAAACCATCCAAAGGGACTTGATAGTGAAAACAATCCTTAAATAGGCACAAATGGCAGATTAAATAGGACTTCAGTGTTAGAATGTCTAATTCTACATGACAAGGATTTCAGGCAAACCATTCTCCGTGCAGGAGAGGAAGAATGATCCTTCATTATCACAGTCAGCAAACCTGGGAGCATGGTGGGGTAAACGCAACGTCAACTAATTCAGCAGGGCATTCAACAGGATAGTCTACAGCTATTTAAACAAAAAAAGATAAAGACAAAACTTCCCAAAGGGCCCATTGCATGAAAGGAAACAAATAGTATAAATTCTATGAATGAAGGACAACCTATTTGTTAACAAGACATGGCTGTGACACACTGTCTGCTGTGCAATAGTACTATGTATGTTTAAAGCAGCCAAATAAAGTTCTGTAAAGCTGCACAGAGAACATTACTCCAAAGCATAAAGGGAACACACAGTTGAGATTGGCTAAGCAAGGTAATCAATAGAAATAGAAGCATTTTTAAAAAGCAAGGTTTATGCAGTGTCTGAGTGAGATGCCAAATCTTGTCAATCTGTTGAATGTTAAAGATTGCCCCATGTGTCTGAAGGTGGAAACTGTGCTACAACTGCTCTTTCATCATGGTCTTCCTCTCCTAGCGTGAAGGTTAGCTTGTATTGCAACTGCACCTTCTCCTGGAAAAGAAGAGAATTGAGGGTTGCAGAAGTCTATTTGGCTTTATAGTTTATAATTACAATAAAATGTTAATGTTGGGGATGCCACAGGGGTATATAACAAGCCTTAAATGAGTGTCTACACAGTCTAGTACCTTGTGAGGGTTGGCCAGCAGCAGGATCTGTGTGATGGCAGCAGGTGGGAGGATTGGGTTGAAGGCTGGAAGCTCCGTTCCTGATGGGGGCTGTAGCTTCACTCTCATTGTCTACAACAGAGGACAGAGGTCATGATGTCAACCCTACACTGACAATGGAACTGAAGGTGAAAAGGGCAGATTAAGAGAGAAGAGGTCTTACGTCAGGGACAGAGGCCTGGAAGAGGATGTTGCTGACTGGAACCGGGGCGGAGGAGAGCATGGAGATGATCACCACCAGCACATCAGCAAGAGAGGGCGGAGAGTCACGTGCAAAGTGGAAGAGCACCCGCAAACTGTGGCTATCAAACACCGTCACAGGCAACAGGCTGCCTGGATACAACAGAGTTTAAAACACTGTTCAATTGTGATGCACTATTAGCATAGCAAGTAGATACTAGAAATATTATAGATACTTACTGGGCTTAATGGACTCAAGCGGCACAAAAACATCTGTCAGGGTCGTTTCTATAGGGGGAATGACTGTGTGAACCGGAGAGGTGTCCAACAACCTATCACCTAGGAGAGCCACCGGGTGCTCAGGGGAGAAGGCCGGGGTAGGATTAGTTCCAGATTTGTTCTGGAGATCTCGTAGAGTAGGTTTGAACGGTTGCTTGTCCCTGAAAATAGATAAAAGGTACTACATAAAAGGTTGAATAATATTGCTGAGTGTCTGTCATGTTGTTATAACAAGTTGGCATGGTCAGCGCCTCATGGTCAGCGCCTCATGGTCAGCGCCTCATGGTCCTTCATATATGGTTTCGCTTCTTCATATATTGTTTTGCTTCTACAGCACTTGAAGTGACTTCAAATCGTAATGAACACAGTGGTCCATCAATACTGTACTAAGCAGCAACATAACTGGCAGACTAACACGAATACTTGACACAAACATCTCCTGCGCTGTAAAACCATCCCATAGTGAAGGGTTAGTTACCATTTGACCTGCAGGCCCTCTGGAGGTAGGGACTGCTGCAGCAGCGTCTTCCCCAG
This genomic stretch from Salmo trutta chromosome 32, fSalTru1.1, whole genome shotgun sequence harbors:
- the LOC115171309 gene encoding probable ATP-dependent RNA helicase DDX17 isoform X2, with protein sequence MSPRFGSSRGPPPNKKFGNPGDRLRKKKWDLNELPKFEKNFYNEHPDVQRMSQYDLEEFRRKKEITIRGSGCPKPVSSFSQAHFPQYVMDVLIQQNFKEPTAIQAQGFPLALSGRDMVGIAQTGSGKTLSYLLPAIVHINHQPYLERGDGPICLVLAPTRELAQQVQQVAHEYGKSSRIKSTCVYGGAPKGPQIRDLERGVEICIATPGRLIDFLEAGKTNLRRCTYLVLDEADRMLDMGFEPQIRKIVDQIRPDRQTLMWSATWPKDVRQLAEDFLKDYVQINVGALELSANHNILQIVDVCTESEKNNKLLQLMEEIMAEKENKTIIFVETKKRCDDLTRRMRRDGWPAMCIHGDKTQPERDWVLTEFRSGKAPILIATDVASRGLDVEDVKFVINYDYPNSSEDYIHRIGRTARSTNKGTAYTFFTPGNLRQARELIRVLEEARQAINPKLLQLVNTGRGGGGRSRFHGNGSNANNPNLMYQDECNRSMRTVGSKDSRGSSGSFSRDSRDGGSSRAGDRSSSSYRDRRDSRSYGSSSSYNKYKSGSSNGGQDQSAGQFGSVSRSSQPPPPPSGPQPLMAQKFTPTQPMMGLMGHSPFQFAPPPTPTSQRK
- the LOC115171309 gene encoding probable ATP-dependent RNA helicase DDX17 isoform X1 translates to MRGGSSYGDRDRDRGRDRGSPRFGSSRGPPPNKKFGNPGDRLRKKKWDLNELPKFEKNFYNEHPDVQRMSQYDLEEFRRKKEITIRGSGCPKPVSSFSQAHFPQYVMDVLIQQNFKEPTAIQAQGFPLALSGRDMVGIAQTGSGKTLSYLLPAIVHINHQPYLERGDGPICLVLAPTRELAQQVQQVAHEYGKSSRIKSTCVYGGAPKGPQIRDLERGVEICIATPGRLIDFLEAGKTNLRRCTYLVLDEADRMLDMGFEPQIRKIVDQIRPDRQTLMWSATWPKDVRQLAEDFLKDYVQINVGALELSANHNILQIVDVCTESEKNNKLLQLMEEIMAEKENKTIIFVETKKRCDDLTRRMRRDGWPAMCIHGDKTQPERDWVLTEFRSGKAPILIATDVASRGLDVEDVKFVINYDYPNSSEDYIHRIGRTARSTNKGTAYTFFTPGNLRQARELIRVLEEARQAINPKLLQLVNTGRGGGGRSRFHGNGSNANNPNLMYQDECNRSMRTVGSKDSRGSSGSFSRDSRDGGSSRAGDRSSSSYRDRRDSRSYGSSSSYNKYKSGSSNGGQDQSAGQFGSVSRSSQPPPPPSGPQPLMAQKFTPTQPMMGLMGHSPFQFAPPPTPTSQRK